The Gimesia sp. DNA segment CCATCCTGGTTGATGTCATAGGCGAAGTTGCAGAAGCTGTCGCTGTAGCCGACGCCCGCAACGAATTTACCGGGCTTGCGGACTTCATGCATTTTCCAGTCGGGGGCTTCATACCAGACATCACCGGCGATGACATCCATCTTACCGTCTTTGTTGACGTCAGCCGCGGCAGAGCCTTCCGAACGGAATGCCGCATCGAGTTCCTGACGCTGCCAGGTTTCCCCGGCTGACAGACCGGTCGTGCCTGTCAACACGACCAGCAGGGCGGCGACAGAAACGTAATTCCAATGACGATAGACTGGCTGAAGCATGTGCATTATTGTTTTCCCGTTGTTAACTTGCGAACGCGATAAGTTTCACTGTCACCAATATAGACATTGCCTTGAGGGCCGACATAAACGCCGTGTGGACGCGCCATGCGGCAGTTGGCGGGATCTCCATCTGGGCCATCTCCCCGTTTGCCGTCGCCGGCAGCGGTTTCAATCGTTCCATCTTTTTTACGAATGACGCGGATGGTGTGACTCTCTGTATCCGCCAGGTAGATATCTCCATTGGGGGCGACAGAAATTCCTTTGGGACCAGAGAGGGTGGCTTTTTTCGCCGGTCCGCCGTGTCCCGTATATCCTTTTTTACCAGTGCCTGCAATGTGATGTAAAGTCCCATTGTCCAGATCGATGCGGTAAACCATATTCCCTTCCCGCAACGCGAGATACAGTGAACCTTTGCCTTTCCCGTCTGCAAAAAAGTCCAGTGCGCGAGGACCATTCAGCGGTGTGCCTGAGACCGGTGCTCCATCGGGAGTCGGCTTGCGTGCTCCCGTTCCGGAGAACGTGGACACAATGCCTGTCTTCAGGTCGACGCGACGAATGCGATGATTGCCGATGTCGCAGATATACAGGTTGTCATTGTTATCCAGGGCGATCGAATGGGGGCGGGAGAAGGTGGCTTTGGTGGCAGGGCCTCCATCGCCTGAGAAACCTTTTTCACCTGTTCCAGCAACGGTCGAGATTTTGCCGGTTTTTGCATCAACGCGACGGACAATGTTGTTGACCATTTCCACGAAGTACATGTTGCCCGCTTTGTCAAAACGCACTTCATAGGGCTCATTCAGTTTGGCTTCCAGGGCGGGGCCGCCGTCTCCGCTGTAGCCTTTCTTGGTTGAACCGGCGACGGTTGAGATCTTGCCTGTCTCTTCGTCGATGCGGCGGATGACATGCCCTTTGATTTCACAGACATAGAGAGCCCCGTCCGGACCAAGCGTCAGTCCGTAGGGTTCTCCCACCTGTGCTTTGACTGCGGGGCCACCATCGCCCGAGTGTCCGAGCTTGCCGGTTCCGGCGATGGTTTTGATGGTCTGAGCAGACAGCGGTGCTGCGGCGACGCAGAACAGCACGAGCAGTGGAATGAGGTGCAATCGTTTCATGGTGTCGTTTCCTGGATGTTTAATTTGAAGCGCCCGGCAGGTCATCAAACGGACGCTCCGGGTCATCGTGTTTGAAAACAAGATATCGACCGGCATTCGGGTTCTGTTGCAACAGTTCTGCCGGCGGGATCAGGGCCTGCTGTCGGGTCTGTTTATCCACGACCACAACTTTTGTGCCCTCAGGGTGCTGTCCCTTTTTAAAAAACTGTTCCATCAGCATATTGTCCGGTTTCCCTGCCGGGTCCACAATGACCACGTACTCTGCAGAAGGCTGAGGCACAAAGGGACGCTCTTCTGCACACCCGGTGATCAGCAGGCAGAGTGCCAGCAGAGAAAACAGGCGACGCGGGATACGCATTACTGGACGCCTCCCATGTCTGCCTCCAGCTTATCTTTATTGGTAAACAATACATTACTGTCCATGGGACCGAACCAGCCGATCTGGAATTTCTTGGGATCCCCGCCGTAGGCCGAAGTACCTGTACCCGACATGACAGTTGAGGTCACGCGGCCATCGGCCCAGCCGATGTTGGCAACGGTTCCCGTATGTCGGAAATGAATTGAAGGATCGGGCCGCCAGGGAGCTTCTTCGAAAGTGGGGGTCCAGTTATCAACGAAGAAGGGTGGTTCAATGAAACTGTATTCGATGATATGCAGATCCGGGAATCCCTGGGCCAGTGCAGAATCGGCGAAGGCGACGGTGCGGGCCAGGCTGCCGATTTCCCGCATGTTGGTGGCGATCATATTGCAGGTGGGATAAGTATATTTCCAGGATGTTCCTCCCAGATAAGCCTGGTTATAACCATAACCTCCGGTGCCCCCTTCGAAGGCATTGGAAACGGTTCCGTGAGCAGCAAAGTTCCCGAAGGTGGGGCATTTTTTGATTTCTGCATTCTGTTCGAGGAACGGAGCCAATGGTCCGAGATGTGCTTGGAATTTAGATGTGGCGTCAGTTGTTGTCCGTTCGCCGTGCCAGCGTTTTTTACCACCGAAACCGACATGTTGATCGGGTGCCGCCCGGGGCCAGTAACCGCTGTTGGAATCCGCATACATATGACAGGCCAGTACGATCTGACGCAGATTGTTTTTACATTGGGCCATGCGGGCCGCTTCGCGCGCCTGCTGGACGGCGGGCAGGAGCAGGGCCACCAGAACAGCGATGATGGCAATCACGACTAAGAGCTCAATCAGAGTAAAGCCGCGTTTGTGTGCGTGCAGCGCAGATTGAGGAGTTTGCGGTGAGTAAGGTGAGCGGAATTGGGGAAACAGCATTCGTTCGGTTACTTTTTGGTTGGAGTGAAAGTGAGAATCGTTCAAAACAGTCACTCACATTCTAACCGACTCAGGCCGTAAAAGTCTTGTCAGTGGGCAGACTTCAGGCGCAGTAAACCGATTTTTTCGGGATTACGCAGAGCGAGGGGCGGGAATTATTCCGTTCCGGCGTCGGTCTGGTTCTGTTTCGCGATGATTTCGCGCTCTTTCTTGAGGCACATAAAGATGAATGTCCCCGAGATGGCGGCCTGGGCGATCAGGTAGACCAGAATGTCAGGTCCGTTCAGAACAATACAGGCTCCGAAGGCGATCACGAAAAGAGCGATTAATCGATGAAGCAGAGACATAGTCCAACCTTGCTTAAATTCGCAGAATGGAAACGCGTGGCTTTGGTTCTGGTTAAGTATAGTGCTGTATGATACATTGATCAATTCAGATTTGATAAGCAAAACAAGGAACTTTGCTGAACACAGCCAGGTTCGGAACAGGGGATTCCCCTATCGTTTGGGAGCAGGAGCACATGACCAGCGTCGCGGACATTCAGGATTATTTGATCAACCTGGCACCACCAGAACTGGGCGAAAGCTGGGATAACGTCGGTTTACTGACGGGGGATCCCACTTTCAAGGTCGAGAAAATCCTGACCTGTCTGACACTCACACCGGATGTCGCTGCCGAAGCGATTTCCGCTGGAGCCAATCTGATCGTCAGCCACCACCCGATTCTGTTTCGTCCTGTACAGCAGATCACCGCGGCGACTGTCGAGGGAAAAATGCTGCTCGATCTGATCCAGTCACGAATCTCGGTTTACAGCCCGCATACCTGCTATGACAGTGCAGAACGCGGCATCAACTGGCAACTGGCCAGTCTGCTGGGGCTGGAACAGATCGGGATTCTGAGACCACAACCCGGCCCGGAACCAGCAGCAGAAGAGCAGGGAGCGGGGCGGTTTGGTGATTTGCCCGCTGAATTCTCGCTGGCCCAACTCAATCAGTTGATCAAACAGGCTTTGAAGGTTGAGAATCTGCAGTTTGTAGGAGATCCGGAGATGCGGGTCAGCCGACTGGGAATTGCCTGTGGTGCGGCTGCTGAGTTCCTCAAAGATGCACATAAACATGAATGTCAGGCGCTATTAACAGGAGAAGCCCGGTTTCATGCCTGCCTGGAGGCCCGTTCCCGTGGGATGGCTCTGATTCTGCCGGGACATTACGCCACTGAGCGTCCCGCGATGGAGCAGATGGCCGAACTCCTGCAGAAGCAGTTCGGGGATCTGAAAATCTGGGCCAGTGAAGTGGAGTCGGATCCGCTTGGCTGGGACTGCGACGGAGAGTCGGCCTGACAGAAATACTTGATTTCGCTTACTCTCGGTGGTGGTTTGTATATTCGGGGTGGGTTGCCATTGACCTGATCGGCAGATTTCGCCATTATCCCACCTCTCTCTGTCGTACAAATTCTCTTATTTGACACACTTGATGAACGGGAAACCGTTCGCCTGTGTCCTGATATCAATAAAACTCGCTTACATAGACCCAAGTAATTCAATTTCAATGTCCAAAGAGAAACCCAACCGTTTTGAAGCAGAACGGATCAAAAAATTAGAGAAAATTCAGTCCCTCGGACTCGATCCCTGGGGACAGCGGTTTGACGGTCACCTTCCGATTGCAGACGCACGCGACCAGGCTCCCGCCGAATCGGGCGTCGATGGCGAAGACGTGCGGATCGCCGGGCGGATCATGCTGCGGCGTAAAGCCGGTAAACTGCGGTTTTACGATATCAAAGACTGGACAGGAAAAATCCAGTTGCTGTTCTCGCGGGGCGACCTGAGCGAAGAACAGTGGGAGTTGATGGGCCAGCTCGACCTGGGCGACCTGATCGGCGTCGATGGCTGTCTGCGCCGGACTGAGACCGGAGAAATCTCCGTGTTCGTCAAAGAGTTGACGGTGCTCTGTAAATCGCTGGCGCAGCCCCCGGAAAAACATCACAGTGTCAAAGACGTCGAACTCCTGCTGCGACAGCGTTCGCTCGATCTGATCTATACCGAAGGCGTGCTGGAAAAGATGCTGAAGCGGAGTCAGATCATCGATTCCGTCCGTCAGACACTCCGCAGTCATAAGTTTCATGAAGTGGAAACACCCGTGCTGCACGCGGTTGCCGGTGGTGCAGCGGCTCGTCCCTTCATTACGCATCATAATACGCTGGACATCGAGCTTTACATGCGGATCGCCCTCGAACTGCATCTCAAGCGACTGATGGTTGGTGGCGTGGAACGTGTGTATGAAATCGGGCGGGTGTTCCGCAATGAAGGGATTGACGCCACTCATAATCCTGAATTCACCATGATCGAAATTTACCAGGCGTACGGTAATTACGAAACGATGATGGATTTGACCGAAGCCATCGTCACCGACGCCGTCAAAACGATCAGCGAGACCATGGTACTGCCCTGGGGCGAAGACAAGACCATCGACTTCAGTGGTCCCTGGGAACGGAAAAAATACCACGACCTGGTTCGTGAGCATGCAGGCTGTGATCCCCATGATCCAGCTGCAGTAGCAGCGGTCGCGAAGCAGCATGGCATTGATACAGAGAACGTGCACCCGGATGTGGTGCTGAATGAAGTGTTTGAAGCAACCTGCGAAGAACATCTGACCGGTCCGGTCTTCGTGATCGACTACCCGGCTTCCATCTGTCCGCTGACCAAGCGGCAGAAGGATAACCCGGAGATCGCAGAGCGGTTTGAGCTGTTTGTCCACGGTATGGAACTGGCCAACGCTTATACCGAGCTGAACGATCCCCTGCTGCAGGAAGAACTGTTTAAAACACAGCTGTCGGGACTTTCCGAAGAAGACTCGATGGCGAAAATGGATACAGATTTTATTAAGGCGTTGAAAGTCGGTATGCCGCCGGCCGGAGGATTGGGAATTGGCATCGATCGCCTCGTGATGTTGTTGACCAACAGTCACAGCATTCGCGATGTGATCTACTTCCCGCTGCTCCGACCCGAAGGACAGCCGGCACCGAAAGAGTAAACCAGGGATGTGACCGGCACCAGCGTATTGAGTGTCGGCGAGAACCAGCCAAAGGATTGGCCCGATGTATAAATCATTACTTTGCCTGCGATATTTGAAAACGCGCTACATTGCGCTGGCCAGCATCATCAGTATGACGCTCGGCGTCGCGACGATGATTGTCGTCAACAGCGTCATGGATGGTTTCAGCACCGACATGCGAACCCGCTTACGGGGGATCCTGGCGGATGTCATCGTGGAAACCAACTCGCTCGATGGCGAAGAGAACACGCAGGAGCTTAAAGACCGCATTCAACGCGCGGTGGGTAACGACATCGAAGGCATGACAGCCACGGTGGAAATTTACGCTATGCTCAGCGTGCAGTACGGTTCCCAGTGGCAGAGTAAGCCGGTCACCCTGATCGGCATCGACCCGGCGACGAAAGCCACGGTCGGTCCGCTGGCCAAATACCTGATGCATACCAAAGAGGGGACGGTACCTGACTGGAATCTGTCTCCCGAGGCGATGGCCTACCGTAAAGAGTGGACCACCCGGGCCCAGTGGATGGTCGATCGCTGGAATCACAATCCCCCACCACTGGAAGAAGCAGATGAGGGCAACGAGCAGGTCTCCTTCGAGGAGTCCGTCCCCCTCGAGCCGGAGCCGGAACCGAAGTTTGCCCAGGATTCCGGAGAGTCCCCCTTCGATGCGGCTGCTGAGCCAAAGGGCAGTGCACCCCAGTTTGCGGAGCAGCAGGGGAAAGCCATCAATCCTTTCAGCCAGTTCGATAAAAAAGAAGATCGGGATCCGAGCGAACCTTTGAAGGCCCGCGTTTATATTGGTTACGGTCTGGTGAGTTTCCCTTACGAAGATCCAGAGACCGGCGAAACGAAAATGTTTCAGATCGTCAAGCCGGGCGATGATATCAAAATCAGTACCGTTACCGCCGGACATCCACCTGAGCCAACACACTTTAATGCGACCGTGGTCGACCTGTTTAAGAGTGACATGAGCGAGCACGACAGCAGTCTGGTGTTCTGCAACCTGGAATACCTGCAGGAAGCCCGCGGGATGATTTCTCCTGAGAGCGGCGAACGGTCGATTACATCGATTCAGATCAAGCTGAAAAACCAGGACGATGCGGCGATGGTCGTCAGCAAGCTGGAAGAAGCCCTGCCTGCCAGTCAGTTCAGGATACGCACCTGGGAAGACAAGCAGGGACCACTGCTGGCCGCTGTAGAGGTGGAATCGGCGATTCTGAATGTGCTGCTGTTCCTGATTATTGCCGTTGCCGGTTTCGGCATCCTGGCGATCTTCTTCATGATCACGATTGAGAAGACTCGGGATATCGGCATTCTCAAAGCGCTGGGTGCCAGCTCGAACGGTATCATGTCGATCTTCCTGTCTTACGGCCTGGCGTTAGGTCTGGTGGGCAGTGGTGTCGGTGTGATCGTGGGGCTGCTGTTTGTTGAATATATCAATGAGATAGAAGGGTTTATCACGTGGCTCACCGGGAGGAAGGTCTTCGATCAGCGGATCTATTACTTCCCGGAAATTTCGACTCACGTCGAGCCGATGATGGTCTTCTGGGTGGCGATCGGGGCGATGGTAATCGCGGTTCTGGCAAGTATCCTGCCGGCCCGCAAAGCGGCCCGCTTCCATCCGGTCGAGTCGCTGCGTTACGAATAGCCGATGATTTGATTTTCCTTCTGTCAGTGACAGGT contains these protein-coding regions:
- the lysS gene encoding lysine--tRNA ligase yields the protein MSKEKPNRFEAERIKKLEKIQSLGLDPWGQRFDGHLPIADARDQAPAESGVDGEDVRIAGRIMLRRKAGKLRFYDIKDWTGKIQLLFSRGDLSEEQWELMGQLDLGDLIGVDGCLRRTETGEISVFVKELTVLCKSLAQPPEKHHSVKDVELLLRQRSLDLIYTEGVLEKMLKRSQIIDSVRQTLRSHKFHEVETPVLHAVAGGAAARPFITHHNTLDIELYMRIALELHLKRLMVGGVERVYEIGRVFRNEGIDATHNPEFTMIEIYQAYGNYETMMDLTEAIVTDAVKTISETMVLPWGEDKTIDFSGPWERKKYHDLVREHAGCDPHDPAAVAAVAKQHGIDTENVHPDVVLNEVFEATCEEHLTGPVFVIDYPASICPLTKRQKDNPEIAERFELFVHGMELANAYTELNDPLLQEELFKTQLSGLSEEDSMAKMDTDFIKALKVGMPPAGGLGIGIDRLVMLLTNSHSIRDVIYFPLLRPEGQPAPKE
- a CDS encoding Nif3-like dinuclear metal center hexameric protein; the protein is MTSVADIQDYLINLAPPELGESWDNVGLLTGDPTFKVEKILTCLTLTPDVAAEAISAGANLIVSHHPILFRPVQQITAATVEGKMLLDLIQSRISVYSPHTCYDSAERGINWQLASLLGLEQIGILRPQPGPEPAAEEQGAGRFGDLPAEFSLAQLNQLIKQALKVENLQFVGDPEMRVSRLGIACGAAAEFLKDAHKHECQALLTGEARFHACLEARSRGMALILPGHYATERPAMEQMAELLQKQFGDLKIWASEVESDPLGWDCDGESA
- a CDS encoding FtsX-like permease family protein, whose product is MYKSLLCLRYLKTRYIALASIISMTLGVATMIVVNSVMDGFSTDMRTRLRGILADVIVETNSLDGEENTQELKDRIQRAVGNDIEGMTATVEIYAMLSVQYGSQWQSKPVTLIGIDPATKATVGPLAKYLMHTKEGTVPDWNLSPEAMAYRKEWTTRAQWMVDRWNHNPPPLEEADEGNEQVSFEESVPLEPEPEPKFAQDSGESPFDAAAEPKGSAPQFAEQQGKAINPFSQFDKKEDRDPSEPLKARVYIGYGLVSFPYEDPETGETKMFQIVKPGDDIKISTVTAGHPPEPTHFNATVVDLFKSDMSEHDSSLVFCNLEYLQEARGMISPESGERSITSIQIKLKNQDDAAMVVSKLEEALPASQFRIRTWEDKQGPLLAAVEVESAILNVLLFLIIAVAGFGILAIFFMITIEKTRDIGILKALGASSNGIMSIFLSYGLALGLVGSGVGVIVGLLFVEYINEIEGFITWLTGRKVFDQRIYYFPEISTHVEPMMVFWVAIGAMVIAVLASILPARKAARFHPVESLRYE
- a CDS encoding DUF1559 domain-containing protein, encoding MLFPQFRSPYSPQTPQSALHAHKRGFTLIELLVVIAIIAVLVALLLPAVQQAREAARMAQCKNNLRQIVLACHMYADSNSGYWPRAAPDQHVGFGGKKRWHGERTTTDATSKFQAHLGPLAPFLEQNAEIKKCPTFGNFAAHGTVSNAFEGGTGGYGYNQAYLGGTSWKYTYPTCNMIATNMREIGSLARTVAFADSALAQGFPDLHIIEYSFIEPPFFVDNWTPTFEEAPWRPDPSIHFRHTGTVANIGWADGRVTSTVMSGTGTSAYGGDPKKFQIGWFGPMDSNVLFTNKDKLEADMGGVQ